The following is a genomic window from Sphingobacterium spiritivorum.
TGAAACCTGCTTTTAAATATTATTCCAGAAAATGGTCAATTGAAGAATTGACTTGGGTTAATGAGCATACAATAGCTTTAAAAGTCTATCAAGCAAACCGAAATACCGCTCAGTATAAATATCTGAAAACGGAACTTTCTAAGTAAAAAGATGTTCTTATAGTAACGTCTTCGACTTTACCTTCATCAAAAAAACTAAAATGGTTGTATAACAAAGATGCCCCGGCAATTGCTGAGGCATCTCTGTATCTGCGATTTACCTGTCTTATAAAGTATCGCTTTTTCAACGATAGAAAAGTACAACATTTTATCCGGCAAAAATCGAAAACGCAAATCCACTATTTAAAACGCACCACTGAATTATTTTTCTTGATACCTCCTGAAAACGGAAAAGATAGTAGTTTAATCAATAAAGTCAAATTTGCCTTCAAACATTTTTCCTACAACGGGAATAGGTTTCTTTTGCTCATTCACGGCATTGATCAGGCCGAATATCCAAAGGATAAACAGGATAATACCGATATAGCTCAAAAAGGTTAAGGCCGGTACTATAAACACAATCACAGAAAGTGCTACATTGATAATTACTGATAAAATAAAAAATCCAAATCCCTGTTTGAGATGATAGTTTACTAAATCACTCTTTGGTTGTAAATCCTTGTTTTTTACATAAGCAACAATCCATCCGATGATTGTCACGTAACTTAAGATAGAAAGTGTTTTTTTGTCCATAACTATTTTATTTATATAGCCAAAAGTATAAACCATTCGGCTGGTCTCCTATGTCCGATTTGTCTTCGGTCACTTTGACTTGGTATTTGTGCACTTTGGCTATATAAGTGTATGGCGAAGATGATTAATCTGACTTCATTAATCTGAAAAAAGCTTCCTTTCTGGCCCTGGACACAGGTACTATAGTCTTATCATCCATATAAATCAGACCTTCTCTGGAAAAACTTTTGATATAATTGGTGTTGATCAAATGCGACTGGTGTACCCGGAAGAACAGCGGCGGCAAGAGAATATCCTCATAATTCTTAAGGGATTTTGAAACCATAATATTTTTGGAACCGGTTAGAAAGAACGTAGTATAAGATCCTGATGTCTCACAACGGATGATCTGATCTATTTTTACAACATGCATTGCTTCCTGTGTCGGCAGGACAATTTTGTCAGGATTCTTTCTGAGGTTATGGGTTAGCTCCGCCACCTGGCTCTCTTCCAAAAATTTCCCCCTAAACTGTTCTATACGTTCTATAGCAGTTTTCAGATCTTCCGGATCTATAGGTTTTAGAAGGTAATCTATTGCACTGAATTTGAAAGCACGGATGGCATGTTCTTCATAAGCAGTGGTGAAAATAAGATGAAATGACCGGTATGTTACCTGTTGGAGAACATCAAATCCGCTTCCGTTCTTTAACATAATATCCATAAAGATCAGGTCCGGTCTGAGTCTGTCTATTAACTTTACCGCTTCCTCAGCACTTTCGGCATAGCCTATAACCTGCACTTTTGCCGGAGCGGCAATCTCCAGCATGATGGAAAGAGCTTCTCTCAAATGGTATTCATCTTCGATTATAATAGTTCTGTACATTCGCATTAATTTATAGGGATATGTAAAATTACCACACAACCCCGACTGCTATCTGTTTTATCCGACTCCTCTACACGGAATTCAGTATGGGGGTTGTCTTTAAGCATATGACGGAGGCGTTCGTCTGTGATTTGGGAAGAAAGCGAACGATGTGCATCTTTTGGTCTCCGCTTTCGGGATTCTTTCAGGCCAATTCCGTTATCCGTAATTGTACAGACAAGAATGTTGTCCTCTTCATTCACAGAGAATGATAGTGTTAATAATCCTCTTCGATCAAGTAAAGGTTTCAGGCCATGTTCTACCGCATTCTCTATAAACGGCTGGATCAATAGGGGAGGTAAAAGAATATCGGTGTCTAAGTCATCATTACAATGGATCTCATAGTCAAAGCTATTGTTGAGCCTAAGTTGTTGCAACTCCATATAATTGCGTAATGTCTGGATCTCATCTTCCAGTGTAATGGTTTCCATACGAGACTGCTCCAAAACCTGCCGGGTTAACTTCGCAAATTTACCCAGATAGCTAACGGCCATTGTAGGATCATGCTGCAGGATCATACTTTGTATATTGCCTAATGCATTGAAGATGAAATGCGGATCCATCTGCGAGCGGAGCAATCTGCGTTCTAAAGATAATTTCTCAGCAAGATTTTCCAGTGTTTCCTTTTCCATAAGTTGCACTTTGAGCTCATTATTAGCTTGTTGTTGTTGCAGATTGTCCTCCCGGTTCTGGTAATAGCGCTGTCTGTAGTAATAGGAACGATACATAAAGATGAGTCCGATGAGTAATACAGCGGCAATAGCATAGCCCAGCAACTTGTTTTTCTCCTGTAATCTGTTCTCCTGCTCCAATTGTTGTATACGGGATATTTTCTTTTCAGATTCATACCGGGCATCGGCATTTTGCAACATCTGTTGTGTTGTATGATCGTGTTTCAGCCGATTATATCTTGCAAAGAGCTTATCATATTCATAATAGGCTTTATAATTATTTTGTAATATAGACACATCTTTTAGACAACTGTAGAATGTCGCCAATACATCATTGTCTTTATAGGGAAGTGTCAGCTGGTAATCAATACCTTCTTTGAACAGGTTTTCGGCATATTGATATTCTCCCTTCTGCATAAAATATTGACCCTTAAGACCTATTGAGCTGCGGTATATATTTTTAAGATCATACTGCTTAGCTATAGATGTGGCTTTTTCCAGATTAGAAAGAAAGGCTTCTTCATCTACAGGCTGAGGACCATTCATATACAATACAGCAAGATTGATATAAGCAATTCCTATATTACTTTTACTTACAATCTTCTCTTCATCTTTCTCAGCCAGGAGTATAGTCTCATTGAAAAATGAAACGACTTCCGACCATTGAGGCAAATTTCCGGAGACTATAGCGTCCGAAAGGTAACTGCCCACAGCGAGACGTGCATGTAATATGCTTTCGGGATTTCCGGATTTGATCGCATATCGCAGAGCTTCATCCGCATATTTTTTTACTTTGATCTGAGAGCCCGAAGAAAAGAGGTAAGATATATCTGCTCCGATACGTGCAGACATGTCATAATCCTGAACTTTTATAAAGAGATCGTAAGCCTGCAAAAAATAATCTATTGCATTAGACTTGTCATCAATATAGGAACGGAGACTTGCCATCGCCATCGCTGCATACGCTTTAGCCCTTTTGTCTGAGATTGTGGCGGCGACATCATAGGAAAGTTCAGCATAGTGTGCAAATTCCCTGAGATGTAAAAGACGACGGTGCGTCAACGCCAGATAAGCATAACATATCGCTTCATCTTCTTTATCATTATTTTTTTTTGCCAGTTCCAGCGCTTTCATCTGGATATTCAGACTGGATAGTGAATCGGTAAAGCGGAGAGCATAACCTTCACGTGCTGTTTTTTCGACGGAAGACAGTTTTTGTGCTTCCACAGACAGACTAAGCAAGAGTATAATTGCTGTAAAACAAGATGCAATAACTGGATAAATCCAGTTTTGAAAAGATTGAAAAATATTCAAATAAGTCTTCATCAACATAGTAAAAGGATGACTAAAGTACCAATTATAGAATGACGTGCAAAATATGTGAAATAAGTTTTTGTATAAAAGAAGAGGTTTGTTGTAAGCCTTTTAAGCGTATTGAATGAAGCTGTTTTTCGCATGCAGGAGATAAGCTGCCAAATAAAAATCAAAAGCCACCATTTACCAATTGGAGCTTGCTGATTAATTCAGCAATTTTTAATCTTGTTCCACATACTTAATTTAATATTAGATCTTATGGAAAGAAAAAAAATATTCGGGCTGATGATAATTTTTTGTTTATGTCTCGGTATAGCACAGGCACAACAGATAGACGAAAGACGTATGAAGATTGAAATGACGGTCAGGCAGGGTAGTGAAGAGATCATTGCGGCTCTGACTTCTGCAACAATTTCTTTTAACAGGGGTCTCAATGAGAGTCTTGTTTTAGATTCTCTTTCCAGACAGGGAGCCAACAAAGAAAATTTAAGACTTTATGATATAGGGATAGCGCTTGACAGACAAAACATTAAATTATTAAGTGCTTTTGTAAAAAATAAAAATGGTCTTAACGGACATATAATACTTACAGATACCTATAAGAAATTACCATCCCGTAAGATTGAGTTTACATCTGCCATTCTGGATGCCCTGAATGACCAGTTTACAAATGATTACAGTTCTGCATATATGAGTATCAAATGTGGTACACTGATGATTGATGGCCTGGATCTTGAACCTTAAGTTTGAATAAAATAAGAAGATCGTTTAAAATGGAGTTTTTACCGATTATAGAGAAAGAAAAGTTCAAAGGCCAGTCAGATAAAGATTGGGATTTTATATATACGATTCTCGATCCCTATCAGCATGCAATTGATGAAGTCGAAGATGAAAATGTAATTCTTAATCAATTATGTGATGATCAGCATACCTTGCTGATATATGATGCGCTGTATGGACAGGTGACAAATGGTGGTTTCCTGCAGCTGATACATAATGGTTACGGACCATTTGTTTTTGACCCGGTGTTTATTGAAGATCTGGAAAGATGGAGTTTGAATGCCACTGCCGAATTATTGAAAGAAGCGAATGTGATCTATCTGAATCATAAAGATTATCTGGAGGAAGAGAGGGATCTGCGAGAATTTTCTGCTCTTTGTAAGCATTTTAAAGAATTTGAACCCTTTGATGATTTGTTCTATGAGATGATGGAAGATGAGGTCAGTCGATTTCGTAAATACATAGAAGATCATATAGCAGACTTTGCCAAAATAGTATAGGAACTCTGGTCAATAGCACATATTCTACGGAAATGAATACCAAAATGAAATTTTTAAAATTTAAGGAAGTCAAACATAGAATGCCCAAAGACAGTGGGATGTATAGTCGCGGTGAAAAAAACAACGGCGAATTTGACGAATACGGGGTGTTATTTTTGGAAGGGGATTATGAAGTCGAAAATCTGGATCTTGATGATCCGCTGCGTTCTCTTAACTTTTTGTCCGAATCCGGGTCAGATGAGGAAGTCTGTATTGCTATTCTGGTGGATGGCAATCTGCGAGCCGGCAATATTTATAATTATGAGACTGACGGCTCTGCAGGATTGTATGTGCTGGGAAATGTGGATGCAGAAAATATTCTGATCGGCGGACAGGAATTTTATGTGTCGGGAAACCTGAATATTAAAGACTGTTTTTGGGGTCATTATAATCACGGAGATCTCCTTGTAAACGGTAATACCTGTGCACGAGTATTTGTAGCTACAGAAGAATATCATTATGATTATAATAAGCTTCGGATCAGGGCAGACTTCTTTTTGTGCGATCATGATCGTGAAGATGATGTATTTGATCCTTCTGTACCTTACGCCATCTTTGAAAAAGCGATGTTGTATACAGAAAATGATGTGGAAACAGATGATCTCTTCACCTGGAAAGACTGGATGTCGCGTTCCACAGCTATTCGTTTACTGGAAAAGAAACAACCCATTCTGTTAAAAGATATACATATTGTCTCTGAAGCGGAAAAACAGGCACTTATCTTAAAGGAGATTCCTCATAAATTCAGCGAAAGCCATTTTAATGATGAGGAATCATTCCGGTCGCAACTGCAGAACTTTGAAAAACTGCTGGAGATTAGCAAAATGCATAGTGAAGATGATTATCAGTATTATGAATGGAAGGGTTATGAGGTTCAAATACATGGTGATACCTCCGAAGAGCAGGGACATGTCATGTTTACACATGATTCGGGTCTGACCTTTTTTATCTGTATCGAAGAGAACGAAACTCCTGCCTTGTCAATAAAGACATTATTCCGTAAAAATGAAAATAAGATTTCTTTAAGTGCTGTTTATCGTAAAGATTCCAATGATTCGTTTTCGAATGTTTTTGATCAGACCACGAACTCGTTCTATTCGGAAGAACTACAGTTACTTTGGAAAGAATTATTAGTAAGAGCGGAGCGTGGAGCATATTTTTACAGTAAATTCAGCGAAACAGTCAGGGTTGAAAATCTGCTTCAATATTTGAATCTGCCTGTTGTACAGCATAAATATAATGATTACTGGGATTTAGACAGGAGCTATTTCTGGTATAATTATTACTGCTTCACTATGAGACTGCATGCTGCTCGCGGACTTGTCGGCAGTATAGATGTGGCACAGGAAATAAAAGGAGAGGTATTTGATCTGCGCACATTTTATTTTCGTCCTGATGCAGTTGTGAATCCGCAATATTGTGAATTATACTATGCCTCCAGTCAGGAAGGGAGGACTTCAGACCGTTACTCAGCCGTGGATAAACGTGTCAAAGTATTTCTTTATGACTGGCAGCTTTATCAGGAGGCCTTGCAATGGTATCCTAAAATCGAAACCGCATTATCATATGAAAACCAGAGCTATCTGGAGGATCAGGAATTGTAAAATACTGTAATTTCCATATCCTCTCAGCTGAGCCTGCTCAATATTAACCTTTTAATATTGTTCGTTTATTTTGTAAGATCTTGTTTAACTGTTGAGTCCAGTTTGATGACAGGTGCTGCTACAAGTTGTTCTTTCTTTATTCTGGAAAGATTCGCCTTTTGTTCCGCCTTAATTTTCAGATAAGGATTGTGATACTGATCGTAAAATCTTTTTTTATCATCCCGGTATGAACTTACCGCCCCAACCTGATGTAATAATTTGATATAGTACCAGGCCAGATCCACCTGATGCGGTTGAAATCCGCTTCTTGCACTTTTAGGAAACAGGTGGTGGTTATTGTGCCATTCACCGGCAACTATTCCGGGCCAGAGTTGATTGATAGATTTATCATGCTCACTAAAGTCCGTTCCTTCACGTTGTTTGTCTTCTCCCTTAGCGTGTCCTTCATAATTAAATGTACGTACACCGACCGCCCAGAAACCGGCAGCACCAAAAAGGCTGCATGCCAGAGCATGTCCTCCCATCAGGTAAAAAGCAAGATACCAGAATGACCAGTTCAGCACCCAGGATAGAACAGCATATCCGGGATTGACATACGACCCCCATTTTTGGTATTGAGTGTAACTATTGGCTGGCACGCCGGTATGTTTCATTAGTAATTTAACACGGTTATAGTCCGATTCGCTTAGGTCTTTAGCAATCGGCTGATGATTCACATCTGCCAGGAAGCAGTATAAAAATCCAGCCTGTGCATTATAAGGATCACCCGGCTGATCTGACTTGGCATGATGAACATGATGAGATATAACATAGATTTCTTCCGGAATAACATTTATGGTAAGATTCTGAGTAAAGAATCTCCAAAATCCATTCTTGAATTTGTAAGCACCATGTGTACAATATCGGTGGTGCCATATTGTACCGTGAGTCCCCATTATGATCATGCTATATACAAAGGCAGCGATAAGGGTTCCCCAGCTTAAATAGTTAGTCAGAAAAATAAAGAAAAACGGAATAAGACAAAATACTTTTAGCCAACTGAAAAAAGGTAGCCAGTTATGCTTATCTTTTATAATATTGAGTCTGCTGAAAAATTCTTTGAAAATCTGACCTTTAGTTGGTTTGATAAGATTTCCATTATCGTCTTTCCATCCATAAGAAGGACGTTGTAGTACATGATCTAAAAATGACATGGTGTTGTAGATTTAGCTTTAGTTTGATATCAATCACTATGTATTTCGGATCGAGTTACAATGATAACATAAAAAAAGGACTAAGTAGTAACAAATTTTCATGAACATGGGGCAAACCTGTATAGTGTATACCCAAATGATAGACCTCAAAACAGAAGTCTCTTTCATCCAGAATGTATATAATACAAGGTGTGAATACCTTAAATAGGGAGACAATTTATAAACAGGTGTATTCCAACTGTTGGATCGCCTGCATCAGATCGGAAGGTGATCCGTCAGATATGCTATATGAAAATCACTTCTATTGTAACAACATCAGCATATAGCAACAGCTTATTTTTTCTTCCGGACGGATTGATCCGGATGTTATTTCCTGTCAAATACTTTTTCCATATCCTGAAAAGCCCAGTTTGCCATCGCATCAATTACCGGAAACAGCCCCTTGCCTGCAGCACTCAATTTATAGGTAACAAAGGGTGGTACTACAGGTTTCGCTTCTCTGATGATGAGTTGATCCGCTTCCAGTTGTTTAAGATGTTGAATCAGTACCTTTTCCGTTATAGCAGGAATAGCTCTTTTAAGTTCACTGTATCGTTTGTCTCCTGTATGTAAATGGTAGATAATGATTGGTTTCCAGTAACCGCCTATTTTTTCCATTACATAGGTTACAGGACACTGAGATAAAGCATATCGCTTATTTTCTTGTATAGTTGAGCTTTCTTTAATTGTTGTCATTTATACATACTTAAGGGTGAGTACTTGTATATAAGTAAGTACAAATATAACTTTGTTTAATTTAAAAAACGAAATATATGAAAATTACGATTACAGGTTCTTTGGGGAACATAGGAAGATTTTTAACGGAGAAACTTCTTCAATCCGGACATCATGTAACTGTGGTAAGCCATAGTAAAGACCGTAAGCCAGAAATAGAAAGGCTGGGTGCTGACGCTGCTATAGGATCAATAAGTGATGTTGTTTTTCTCCGAAACGCTTTTAAAGATGCAGATGCTGTTTTTGCAATGACACCACCGAATATGGGAGGTACACATATTATCAGCAATACGGTAGAGGCCGGTAAAGCAATGGCACAGGCTATAAAGGAGTCCGCTGTGTCTCGTGTAGTCATGTTAAGCAGCATTGGTGCTGATCTGCCGGACGGAAACGGACCGATAGCAGCCTTGCATCAAATTGAAAAAGCTTATGCAGGACTGGAAGGCGTATCAGTTACTTTTCTGAGAGCAGGTTATTTCTTTACCAATTTTTATAATGATATCCCTTTAATAAAGACGGCGGGTATTACAGGATCAAATTATCCTTCCAGCACAAGTATACCTTTAGTTCATCCGTTTGATATTGCAATGGCTGCTGCGGAAAGACTGGAACAACCTTTTACAGGAAAGAATATGCAATATGTTATCAGCGATTTTCGTACCGCCGGTGATGTAGCTGATGTATTAGGGAATGAAATTGGTCAACCTGAATTGCCTTGGATAGAGTTTACAGATGAAGAAGCTTTTCAAGGCATGATGCAGGCAGGTGTACCGGAAGAGATTGCCGGATTATATGTAGAAATGGGAGCAGGGATTCGTGCAGGGAAAATTCAGACAGATTTTAAGAATGTGGGGGCACCTGTAACCGGACAGGTTAAATTAGAAGATTTTGCGAAAGCATTTGCAGGTAGATTTTAAAGTCATCATTATTTCTGAAGAAAATACCATATGTATAGGAGTCAGGCAATTTGCCTGACTTTTTCTATATTTAAGACCTGTCGATACACCATTTTAATGTTTTTTGTTGATTATGCATATTCTGGCGGCTTTCTATCGCATTAAATTGTCGCTAAAGTTGTATTTACAATATGTATTTCCTAAATTCATTTTCCTGTTTCAATTCAGTTACTTAATTACAATAATTTATGAGCGATTTTTTAAGCATTAATGGTGTATCTGTCGAAAGAGATGACATCAGAAATGTTCTTTTGGGAGAGGGTAAGGTGGCGGCCATTAAATATGTAGTAGATTGTACACAATGTAGCCTGAAAGATGCTCATATGGTAGTTACGGAAATTGAGGAAGGTGTAGCGACTGTAAAAGTTCCTGTTGTGGAGCAGACTGTCCGGGAGAAAGCTGTTGTAAAATATGTGGATGGCAAGATTCAGGTTACCTATCAGGATAATGATGGCGTAGTCTATGAGAATGTAAATCCTGCTCATCCGGTATGGATGGCTGTAAAGAGGCTGATGCCGGACAATCAGACGCTGATGGATATGGAAGAATTCTATGCTCAGGATGAGCCTGTGATCAAAGCGTCTCCCTTTCATAGTTATAATGAAGAAGTGCTAGGACACCGTAAACCGAACTTCCTGTTGATTGGTGTAATTGTTCTGTTGTTAGTACTGTTGCTTATTTATTTCTATTATAACATGTAAAAAGCCGTGTTCAGGCTGTTTTAGACTTTTCGGTTTCATTTTATCTTGTATATTTTCAGGTAGTTATGTTTTGTTTTAGAAATAAGGTTAAAAAAGGTTTGGAAGTAATGAGTATAAAGTTCTACCTTTGCACCACTCCGCAAGGGAGGGACGGTTGTTTCGAAAGGGATGACTACTGAAAAAAGGGGTTTAGAATATGCGGGAGCGCAGATTTTTTGCAAAAAAGATTTGTGTGTTTCGAAAAAGATTTCTACCTTTGCAGTCCCTTCAGAGGGACAAGCCTACCGGTCGGAAAAAAGAGCTTTAGTGCTTAAGATGAAGACTGGGGTCCGATACCGCAAGGGGATCGGGGAGGTTAAAAAGGGAGAGAAAAAAAGGCCAGAAAATATTTTCACAAATATTTTGGAGTTTTAAAAAAGATTTCTACCTTTGCAGTCCCTTCAGAAACGAAGGAAAAAAACAAGATCAAAAGGGGCGCAATGCCTTGTTGAAATAGAAGCTGAAACGAGAGTGGAAGCGCGAAGTTCTTTAAAGAAATAATCATGTAGCGTAACGAGTAGTTGATAAGTCAACGAAAGTTAACAAACAATCAACCAAGTCAATTCAGGTTAGAAATAAACAAAGACAATTCTAATTATTTTTATTGATAAATAGTTAGGTGTCGAACAATTCATTATTACAATGGAGAGTTTGATCCTGGCTCAGGATGAACGCTAGCGGCAGGCCTAATACATGCAAGTCGAACGAGATTATCCAGCTTGCTGGATATGAAAGTGGCGCACGGGTGCGTAACGCGTGAGCAACCTACCTCTGTCAGGGGGATAGCCCGGCGAAAGTCGGATTAACACCGCATGACATTATTGATGTGGCATCACATTATAATCAAATATTTATAGGACAGAGATGGGCTCGCGTGACATTAGCTAGTTGGAGAGGTAACGGCTCACCAAGGCAACGATGTCTAGGGGCTCTGAGAGGAGAATCCCCCACACTGGTACTGAGACACGGACCAGACTCCTACGGGAGGCAGCAGTAAGGAATATTGGTCAATGGAGGGAACTCTGAACCAGCCATGCCGCGTGCAGGATGACTGCCCTATGGGTTGTAAACTGCTTTTGTCGGGGAATAAACCTACGTTTGAGAACGTAGCTGAATGTACCCGAAGAATAAGGATCGGCTAACTCCGTGCCAGCAGCCGCGGTAATACGGAGGATCCAAGCGTTATCCGGATTTATTGGGTTTAAAGGGTGCGTAGGCGGTTCTTTAAGTCAGAGGTGAAAGACGGCAGCTTAACTGTCGCAGTGCCTTTGATACTGAAGAACTTGAATGCGGTTGAGGAATGCGGAATGAGACAAGTAGCGGTGAAATGCATAGATATGTCTCAGAACCCCGATTGCGAAGGCAGCATTCCAAGCCGTTATTGACGCTGATGCACGAAAGCGTGGGGATCGAACAGGATTAGATACCCTGGTAGTCCACGCCCTAAACGATGATAACTCGATGTTGGCGATAGACAGTCAGCGTCCCAGCGAAAGCGTTAAGTTATCCACCT
Proteins encoded in this region:
- a CDS encoding DUF4870 domain-containing protein; its protein translation is MDKKTLSILSYVTIIGWIVAYVKNKDLQPKSDLVNYHLKQGFGFFILSVIINVALSVIVFIVPALTFLSYIGIILFILWIFGLINAVNEQKKPIPVVGKMFEGKFDFID
- a CDS encoding LytR/AlgR family response regulator transcription factor, with the translated sequence MYRTIIIEDEYHLREALSIMLEIAAPAKVQVIGYAESAEEAVKLIDRLRPDLIFMDIMLKNGSGFDVLQQVTYRSFHLIFTTAYEEHAIRAFKFSAIDYLLKPIDPEDLKTAIERIEQFRGKFLEESQVAELTHNLRKNPDKIVLPTQEAMHVVKIDQIIRCETSGSYTTFFLTGSKNIMVSKSLKNYEDILLPPLFFRVHQSHLINTNYIKSFSREGLIYMDDKTIVPVSRARKEAFFRLMKSD
- a CDS encoding sensor histidine kinase; translated protein: MEAQKLSSVEKTAREGYALRFTDSLSSLNIQMKALELAKKNNDKEDEAICYAYLALTHRRLLHLREFAHYAELSYDVAATISDKRAKAYAAMAMASLRSYIDDKSNAIDYFLQAYDLFIKVQDYDMSARIGADISYLFSSGSQIKVKKYADEALRYAIKSGNPESILHARLAVGSYLSDAIVSGNLPQWSEVVSFFNETILLAEKDEEKIVSKSNIGIAYINLAVLYMNGPQPVDEEAFLSNLEKATSIAKQYDLKNIYRSSIGLKGQYFMQKGEYQYAENLFKEGIDYQLTLPYKDNDVLATFYSCLKDVSILQNNYKAYYEYDKLFARYNRLKHDHTTQQMLQNADARYESEKKISRIQQLEQENRLQEKNKLLGYAIAAVLLIGLIFMYRSYYYRQRYYQNREDNLQQQQANNELKVQLMEKETLENLAEKLSLERRLLRSQMDPHFIFNALGNIQSMILQHDPTMAVSYLGKFAKLTRQVLEQSRMETITLEDEIQTLRNYMELQQLRLNNSFDYEIHCNDDLDTDILLPPLLIQPFIENAVEHGLKPLLDRRGLLTLSFSVNEEDNILVCTITDNGIGLKESRKRRPKDAHRSLSSQITDERLRHMLKDNPHTEFRVEESDKTDSSRGCVVILHIPIN
- a CDS encoding DMP19 family protein, producing MEFLPIIEKEKFKGQSDKDWDFIYTILDPYQHAIDEVEDENVILNQLCDDQHTLLIYDALYGQVTNGGFLQLIHNGYGPFVFDPVFIEDLERWSLNATAELLKEANVIYLNHKDYLEEERDLREFSALCKHFKEFEPFDDLFYEMMEDEVSRFRKYIEDHIADFAKIV
- a CDS encoding fatty acid desaturase, producing MSFLDHVLQRPSYGWKDDNGNLIKPTKGQIFKEFFSRLNIIKDKHNWLPFFSWLKVFCLIPFFFIFLTNYLSWGTLIAAFVYSMIIMGTHGTIWHHRYCTHGAYKFKNGFWRFFTQNLTINVIPEEIYVISHHVHHAKSDQPGDPYNAQAGFLYCFLADVNHQPIAKDLSESDYNRVKLLMKHTGVPANSYTQYQKWGSYVNPGYAVLSWVLNWSFWYLAFYLMGGHALACSLFGAAGFWAVGVRTFNYEGHAKGEDKQREGTDFSEHDKSINQLWPGIVAGEWHNNHHLFPKSARSGFQPHQVDLAWYYIKLLHQVGAVSSYRDDKKRFYDQYHNPYLKIKAEQKANLSRIKKEQLVAAPVIKLDSTVKQDLTK
- a CDS encoding winged helix-turn-helix transcriptional regulator gives rise to the protein MTTIKESSTIQENKRYALSQCPVTYVMEKIGGYWKPIIIYHLHTGDKRYSELKRAIPAITEKVLIQHLKQLEADQLIIREAKPVVPPFVTYKLSAAGKGLFPVIDAMANWAFQDMEKVFDRK
- a CDS encoding NmrA family NAD(P)-binding protein translates to MKITITGSLGNIGRFLTEKLLQSGHHVTVVSHSKDRKPEIERLGADAAIGSISDVVFLRNAFKDADAVFAMTPPNMGGTHIISNTVEAGKAMAQAIKESAVSRVVMLSSIGADLPDGNGPIAALHQIEKAYAGLEGVSVTFLRAGYFFTNFYNDIPLIKTAGITGSNYPSSTSIPLVHPFDIAMAAAERLEQPFTGKNMQYVISDFRTAGDVADVLGNEIGQPELPWIEFTDEEAFQGMMQAGVPEEIAGLYVEMGAGIRAGKIQTDFKNVGAPVTGQVKLEDFAKAFAGRF